In the Lysinibacillus sp. PLM2 genome, one interval contains:
- the ypjC gene encoding membrane protein, whose translation MKVFKIREIIGIILGSAIFSFGFVHFNMQNGLGEGGFSGITLILYFTLNWDPSLWNLILNIPMFILGWKLLGYKQLIYTLIGTISVSIFLRVFQEYQFEVHLQNDLLLASLFAGVFVGIGLGIIFRCGGTTGGVDIIARLSHKYIGWTMGKTMFIFDAFVLLASWATFLDERSMMYTLVAVFVGTRVIDFVQEGAYSAKAALIISSNPDEIADAISNKMERGITVFHGYGHYTKQSKDVLYCIVGRNEIVRLKSIVRSIDPKAFVSITEVKDVTGEGFRIDD comes from the coding sequence GTGAAGGTTTTTAAAATTCGAGAAATTATAGGTATAATACTCGGATCAGCTATCTTTAGCTTTGGATTCGTACACTTTAATATGCAAAATGGACTTGGAGAAGGTGGATTTAGTGGAATTACATTAATTTTATATTTTACACTAAATTGGGACCCATCACTATGGAATTTGATTTTAAATATTCCAATGTTCATTTTAGGTTGGAAGCTACTTGGCTACAAACAATTGATCTATACCTTAATAGGAACAATTTCGGTTTCAATATTTCTAAGAGTGTTTCAAGAATATCAGTTTGAAGTTCATTTGCAAAATGATTTACTTCTAGCTTCCCTATTTGCAGGTGTGTTTGTCGGAATAGGGTTGGGAATTATATTTCGTTGTGGCGGTACTACTGGTGGGGTTGATATTATCGCACGACTATCACATAAATACATTGGTTGGACTATGGGAAAAACAATGTTTATCTTTGATGCATTTGTTTTACTTGCATCGTGGGCAACATTCCTTGATGAACGTTCTATGATGTATACACTTGTGGCGGTATTTGTAGGTACGAGGGTAATTGATTTTGTTCAAGAAGGTGCATATTCCGCAAAAGCTGCTTTAATAATTTCGAGTAACCCTGATGAAATTGCAGATGCCATTTCTAACAAAATGGAAAGAGGGATTACAGTGTTCCATGGATACGGTCACTATACAAAGCAGTCTAAGGATGTTTTATATTGTATAGTTGGGAGAAATGAAATTGTACGTTTAAAATCCATTGTCCGTTCCATCGATCCTAAGGCATTTGTCTCCATTACCGAAGTAAAAGATGTAACTGGCGAAGGCTTCAGAATTGATGATTAA
- the ypjD gene encoding hypothetical protein codes for MSSGLTMEQLQKRVDNYIGKFEEGYFPPFELLARLTEELGELSREVQHAYGHKKKKSTEARYSIEEELGDFFFMLVCFANAENIQLDQALLKAIDKFETRDKDRWTRKDEMK; via the coding sequence ATGTCTAGTGGGTTAACGATGGAACAATTACAAAAAAGAGTAGACAATTACATAGGAAAATTTGAAGAAGGATACTTTCCCCCATTTGAGTTGTTAGCTAGACTTACAGAAGAGCTTGGAGAATTATCACGTGAAGTTCAGCATGCTTATGGACATAAAAAGAAAAAATCAACTGAAGCTAGGTATAGTATTGAAGAAGAATTGGGTGATTTTTTCTTCATGTTAGTATGTTTTGCTAATGCAGAAAACATTCAATTAGATCAAGCATTATTAAAAGCTATAGACAAATTTGAAACAAGAGACAAAGATCGTTGGACTAGAAAGGACGAAATGAAATGA
- the dapB gene encoding 4-hydroxy-tetrahydrodipicolinate reductase, producing MTIRVAIAGARGRMGSEAVKAVSNKEGMELVAALDYKHVGDSLGELAMFPPHLNVPIYTNLTQLIEDEKPDVLIDLTNPESVYEHTKEALLHNVRPVVGTTGFTESQLEELKKLSENNKVGCIIAPNFAIGAILMMKFAKEAAKYLPNVEIIELHHDRKLDAPSGTGLKTAQLIAEVRNEQKQGHPNEKETIAGARGADFEGMRIHSVRLPGLVAHQEVLFGGDGQMLTIRHDSYNRESFMGGVLYCVEAVMTIEDLVYGLENLI from the coding sequence ATGACAATCCGAGTGGCTATCGCGGGAGCAAGAGGGAGAATGGGGTCAGAAGCTGTTAAAGCTGTAAGTAATAAAGAAGGTATGGAATTAGTGGCGGCGTTGGACTATAAGCATGTTGGTGATAGTTTAGGCGAACTAGCCATGTTCCCACCTCATTTAAACGTTCCAATTTATACAAATCTTACACAGCTCATTGAAGATGAGAAACCGGATGTATTAATTGACTTAACAAATCCAGAGTCAGTATATGAGCATACAAAAGAAGCACTCTTACATAACGTAAGACCTGTAGTAGGTACTACAGGCTTTACAGAGAGCCAACTAGAAGAACTTAAAAAACTTTCAGAAAATAATAAAGTTGGCTGTATTATAGCACCTAATTTTGCAATTGGTGCAATACTCATGATGAAATTCGCAAAAGAAGCGGCCAAATATTTACCAAATGTTGAGATCATCGAGTTACATCACGACCGAAAATTAGATGCACCTTCTGGAACTGGGTTAAAAACTGCTCAATTAATTGCAGAAGTTCGTAATGAACAGAAACAAGGTCATCCAAACGAAAAAGAAACAATTGCTGGAGCTCGTGGTGCAGACTTTGAAGGAATGAGAATTCATTCTGTACGTTTACCAGGGCTTGTTGCTCATCAGGAAGTGTTATTTGGTGGCGACGGACAAATGCTAACAATTCGTCATGATTCATATAATCGTGAATCTTTTATGGGCGGGGTTCTTTATTGTGTTGAAGCGGTCATGACAATAGAAGATTTAGTATATGGGCTCGAAAATCTTATCTAA
- the mgsA gene encoding methylglyoxal synthase: protein MKIALIAHDHKKDSLVEFAIAYKEILQQHELYATGTTGQRIQDEVGLKLTRFRSGPLGGDQQIGSMIANNDMDMVVFFRDPLTAQPHEPDVTALVRLCDVYHIPLATNMGTAEILLKGLEEGFVDWRLIQERRK from the coding sequence ATGAAAATAGCCTTAATTGCACATGATCATAAAAAAGATAGTCTTGTTGAATTCGCAATCGCATATAAAGAAATATTACAACAACACGAGCTGTACGCGACAGGAACTACTGGACAAAGAATTCAGGATGAGGTTGGATTAAAACTTACAAGATTTCGTTCAGGACCACTTGGAGGAGATCAACAAATAGGTTCTATGATTGCAAATAACGACATGGATATGGTTGTATTTTTCCGTGATCCGTTAACAGCACAGCCTCATGAACCAGATGTAACTGCGCTTGTACGTTTATGTGATGTATACCATATTCCTCTTGCAACGAATATGGGAACTGCTGAAATTTTATTAAAGGGTTTAGAAGAAGGCTTTGTAGACTGGCGATTAATTCAAGAAAGAAGAAAGTAA
- a CDS encoding glycosyl transferase: MKKLKIGITCYPTVGGSGVIATELGKMLAERGHEIHFITSSVPFRLKKIYPNVFFHEVEVNNYSVFQYSPYDIALASKMADVIKSEKLDCIHVHYAIPHAVCAVLAREICGENIGIITTLHGTDISVLGQDSTLSHAIKYGIEKSDIVTAVSNSLKEQTYELIDTTKEIETIYNFVDDTVFRPIDAGNLKEQFGIKENERVIIHVSNFRKIKNLPDVIHTFLKIREQMPSKLLLVGDGPEKNRVMDLVKYSPYKQDILFLGKQENVEELFSISDLMLLLSEKESFGLVLLEGMACGVPGIGTAVGGIPEVIEHGVNGYIVPLGGVEQAADYALELLSDEEKLNDFRRAAISASQTKFNSKLIIDHYEQLYERLAVLRV, from the coding sequence ATGAAAAAATTAAAAATTGGTATTACATGTTATCCAACTGTTGGTGGGTCAGGTGTTATTGCAACAGAACTAGGGAAAATGCTTGCAGAGCGTGGACACGAAATACATTTTATAACATCCAGTGTACCTTTTCGGTTGAAGAAAATATATCCGAACGTATTTTTCCATGAAGTAGAAGTCAATAATTATTCAGTATTTCAATATTCACCATATGATATTGCTTTAGCAAGTAAAATGGCGGATGTTATAAAAAGTGAAAAATTAGATTGTATACATGTGCACTATGCAATCCCACATGCGGTATGTGCGGTTTTAGCCCGTGAGATTTGTGGTGAAAACATTGGCATAATCACTACTTTACATGGCACTGATATATCTGTATTAGGGCAAGATTCAACTCTTTCCCATGCAATAAAATACGGCATTGAAAAATCAGATATTGTTACAGCGGTTTCGAATTCTTTAAAAGAGCAAACTTACGAGTTAATTGATACGACAAAAGAAATCGAAACGATTTATAATTTTGTAGATGATACGGTGTTTAGACCGATCGATGCAGGAAATTTAAAAGAGCAATTCGGTATTAAGGAAAATGAACGTGTTATCATTCATGTTTCAAACTTCAGAAAAATAAAGAACCTACCTGATGTTATTCATACATTCCTAAAAATCAGGGAGCAAATGCCTTCTAAATTACTACTTGTAGGGGATGGTCCTGAAAAGAACCGTGTAATGGATTTAGTAAAATACTCACCTTATAAACAGGACATTCTATTTTTAGGAAAACAAGAAAATGTAGAAGAGCTTTTTTCGATTAGTGACCTAATGCTATTACTATCAGAAAAAGAATCCTTTGGTTTAGTGTTATTAGAAGGAATGGCATGTGGAGTTCCAGGTATAGGAACTGCTGTAGGAGGTATACCTGAAGTGATTGAACATGGTGTAAATGGGTATATAGTTCCTTTAGGTGGCGTAGAGCAAGCGGCGGATTACGCGCTTGAACTTTTATCTGACGAAGAGAAATTAAATGATTTTAGAAGAGCTGCAATTTCAGCATCTCAAACAAAATTTAATTCAAAGCTTATTATCGATCATTATGAACAGCTATATGAACGTTTGGCGGTACTGAGAGTATGA
- the cca gene encoding CCA-adding enzyme, with translation MIENKDWQAAIRVIEKIEKAGFEAVVVGGAVRDFLLKQQVHDVDVATSAMPNEIKKIFSSTVDIGIAHGTVLVLDEGQPIEVTTYRTEGIYIDFRKPEEVTFVKSLEKDLQRRDFTINAMAMTKNGELIDIYGGKDDIEHQIIRAVGDPNSRFREDALRMLRAVRFSAQLGFALEKNTLKAIQQDSELIEFIAKERIHMELSKMWMTQNVYAGVKALIDSNLAKYLKGNFRKTLEDWKYFNSYRSEVGWAYLCLLNRSNLSEIIDFYKLSNREKNFIRTVLNCYQSLLNHWNELDYFQYDLSTLEVAYDFAIWQQKKVPFRKEHIALVKSSLPIQSLNQLAVNGTHFKEWTSKKGGPWMKVALDAALVAVLKGQVKNDEQHLKEWFLNEFNIEG, from the coding sequence ATGATTGAAAACAAAGACTGGCAAGCTGCAATTCGCGTAATTGAAAAAATTGAAAAAGCAGGTTTTGAAGCGGTAGTCGTTGGTGGTGCAGTTCGTGATTTTTTACTAAAACAACAGGTACATGATGTCGACGTAGCGACTAGTGCTATGCCAAATGAAATTAAAAAAATATTTTCATCCACTGTAGATATAGGGATTGCTCATGGAACAGTACTAGTGCTAGATGAAGGGCAACCAATTGAAGTCACAACTTATCGTACAGAGGGAATCTATATTGATTTTCGTAAACCTGAAGAAGTTACATTTGTAAAGAGTTTAGAAAAAGATTTACAACGTCGTGATTTTACGATTAATGCAATGGCTATGACCAAAAATGGTGAATTAATTGATATATATGGTGGGAAAGACGATATCGAACATCAAATCATTCGTGCAGTTGGGGACCCAAATTCAAGATTTAGAGAAGATGCCCTTCGAATGTTGAGAGCAGTACGCTTTAGTGCACAACTTGGTTTTGCATTAGAGAAAAATACATTAAAAGCCATTCAGCAGGATAGTGAACTAATTGAATTTATTGCTAAAGAGCGAATTCATATGGAATTATCTAAAATGTGGATGACCCAGAATGTTTATGCTGGTGTGAAAGCATTGATTGATAGTAATTTAGCTAAATATTTAAAAGGGAATTTCCGAAAAACATTAGAAGATTGGAAGTATTTTAATTCTTATCGTTCTGAGGTAGGTTGGGCATATCTTTGTCTATTAAATAGATCAAATTTAAGTGAAATCATTGATTTTTATAAGCTTTCCAACAGAGAAAAAAACTTTATTCGCACTGTTTTAAATTGCTACCAATCATTACTTAATCATTGGAATGAGCTAGATTATTTCCAATATGATTTATCTACATTAGAGGTAGCCTACGATTTTGCAATATGGCAACAAAAGAAAGTTCCTTTCAGAAAAGAGCATATTGCTCTTGTAAAATCCAGTTTACCAATCCAATCACTAAACCAATTAGCTGTGAATGGCACTCACTTTAAAGAGTGGACGTCAAAAAAAGGTGGTCCATGGATGAAAGTTGCATTAGATGCTGCACTAGTTGCTGTATTAAAAGGTCAAGTTAAAAACGACGAACAACATTTGAAGGAATGGTTTTTAAATGAATTTAACATTGAAGGATGA
- the birA gene encoding bifunctional ligase/repressor BirA — MNLTLKDEILKRFLSANGEPLSGQQLGEEFGISRTAIWKHMQTLQDEGYTFDTIKKKGYVLVSTPDRVDPARISNYLATNRLGQSIHYFEDCTSTQTIGHELARNGAVDGTVIIAESQSKGKGRMARHWESTKGKGIWMTVIIRPNVLPHQAPQFTLVVAVAVVNAIKSLYNHIHPEIKWPNDILINGKKCTGILTEMIAEIDQVQALLIGIGINVNQQSSDFPEELQNIATSLSIEENESLDRAVLIATILNYLEKYTDLYVQHGFSPIKILWEEASGTIGKRIKATTLKEVIEGLAIGITEDGILEIQLDNGDIKRVYSADIELS, encoded by the coding sequence ATGAATTTAACATTGAAGGATGAAATACTGAAACGCTTTCTTTCAGCAAATGGGGAACCATTATCTGGTCAACAACTTGGAGAAGAATTTGGAATATCACGAACGGCTATCTGGAAACATATGCAAACATTACAGGATGAGGGGTATACCTTCGATACGATAAAGAAAAAGGGATATGTACTAGTGTCAACACCAGATCGGGTGGATCCTGCACGTATTTCAAATTATTTAGCAACGAATCGTTTAGGCCAATCCATCCACTACTTTGAAGACTGTACGTCAACTCAAACAATTGGCCATGAATTGGCTCGTAATGGAGCAGTTGATGGAACGGTTATTATTGCAGAAAGTCAGTCTAAAGGTAAAGGCCGAATGGCACGACATTGGGAGTCTACAAAAGGAAAAGGAATTTGGATGACGGTCATTATTCGTCCGAATGTGTTACCACATCAAGCACCGCAATTTACACTTGTAGTTGCCGTTGCTGTCGTAAACGCCATTAAATCTTTATACAACCATATTCATCCGGAAATTAAATGGCCGAATGACATTTTAATTAATGGTAAAAAATGCACTGGGATTTTAACGGAAATGATTGCTGAAATCGACCAAGTGCAAGCGTTACTTATTGGTATTGGAATAAACGTTAATCAACAGTCTTCGGATTTTCCTGAGGAACTTCAAAACATTGCGACATCTCTTTCAATAGAAGAAAATGAATCACTAGATAGAGCTGTATTAATAGCAACTATATTAAACTATTTAGAGAAATATACGGATTTATACGTACAGCATGGTTTCAGCCCGATTAAAATTTTATGGGAAGAAGCATCTGGAACAATTGGAAAGAGAATTAAAGCAACAACGTTGAAAGAAGTCATTGAAGGTCTAGCCATTGGGATTACGGAAGATGGTATTTTAGAAATTCAGTTAGACAATGGTGACATAAAAAGAGTCTATTCTGCAGATATCGAATTAAGCTAG
- the panB gene encoding 3-methyl-2-oxobutanoate hydroxymethyltransferase — protein MKTTSDFLKMKANGEKIVMITAYDFPAAKFAEEAKVDMILVGDSLGMVVLGYDSTVPVTVEDMIHHAKAVRRGAKDTFVVVDMPFGSYHGDSNDTLKTAVRMMQETGADALKLEGAGEVIEVIKKLTNAGIPVVSHLGLTPQSVGVFGGYKVQGKTAEQAKKLIDDAKLCEAAGACGIVLECIPHQLTEAVTSELIIPTIGIGAGPEADGQVLVFHDLLKYGSHHIPKFAQSFSFVGEEIMRGVKGYTDAVRDGSFPTLAQSFTMKDEELSQIYGGAK, from the coding sequence ATGAAAACGACGAGTGATTTTTTAAAAATGAAAGCAAATGGTGAAAAAATTGTTATGATTACGGCTTATGATTTTCCAGCTGCAAAATTTGCGGAAGAAGCAAAGGTCGATATGATTTTAGTTGGGGATTCATTAGGCATGGTTGTCCTTGGCTATGATTCAACTGTACCCGTGACAGTTGAAGATATGATTCACCATGCAAAAGCAGTTCGTCGAGGTGCGAAGGATACTTTTGTTGTTGTGGATATGCCATTTGGTTCTTATCATGGAGACTCAAACGACACATTGAAAACAGCGGTACGAATGATGCAAGAAACGGGGGCAGATGCTTTAAAACTTGAAGGTGCTGGTGAAGTAATTGAAGTGATAAAAAAATTAACGAATGCAGGGATCCCAGTCGTTTCCCATTTAGGTTTAACGCCACAGTCTGTTGGTGTGTTTGGGGGATATAAAGTTCAGGGGAAAACGGCTGAACAAGCAAAAAAATTAATAGATGATGCAAAGCTATGTGAAGCGGCAGGAGCTTGCGGGATTGTTTTAGAATGCATTCCACATCAATTAACAGAAGCAGTAACGAGTGAATTAATCATTCCAACTATCGGTATAGGAGCAGGTCCAGAGGCAGATGGTCAGGTGCTCGTTTTCCATGATTTATTAAAATATGGAAGTCACCATATACCAAAGTTTGCACAAAGCTTTTCATTTGTAGGTGAAGAGATTATGCGCGGTGTTAAAGGATACACCGATGCTGTTCGGGATGGTTCGTTCCCAACGCTAGCTCAAAGCTTTACGATGAAGGATGAAGAGTTATCGCAAATTTATGGAGGCGCAAAATAA
- the panC gene encoding pantothenate synthetase yields the protein MNVVKTIAELKAFVNEVKAKGKTIGLVPTMGFLHEGHLTLANTARQENDVVIMSIFINPTQFGPNEDFESYPRDLDRDVKLAETVGIDVIFAPAVEEMYPTDGGIRIRAGRQSEILCGASRPGHFDGVLQVVSKLFHLAEPTRAYFGQKDAQQVAIIQTMVRDYNFPVEIRTVPIVREADGLAKSSRNVYLTEEERKEAPTIYEALQIAKEEFLASQDVKRAVHLATKHIEEKTSGKIDYLQLLSYPDLIEVTNETTQYLLAAAVYIGKTRLIDNIIFNIKG from the coding sequence ATGAACGTAGTAAAAACGATTGCAGAGTTAAAAGCGTTCGTTAACGAAGTAAAGGCTAAAGGGAAAACAATCGGTTTAGTACCTACAATGGGCTTTTTACATGAGGGGCATTTAACATTAGCAAATACAGCAAGACAAGAAAATGATGTTGTCATTATGAGTATTTTTATCAATCCTACGCAATTTGGACCAAATGAGGATTTTGAGTCATACCCAAGAGATTTAGATCGTGATGTGAAACTTGCTGAAACAGTGGGAATTGATGTCATATTTGCACCAGCAGTTGAAGAAATGTATCCAACAGATGGAGGTATTCGTATTCGTGCTGGAAGACAATCAGAAATCCTATGTGGTGCGTCAAGACCGGGGCATTTTGATGGTGTTTTGCAGGTTGTTTCGAAATTATTCCACCTTGCTGAACCGACTCGTGCATATTTTGGTCAAAAGGATGCGCAGCAAGTAGCAATCATTCAAACGATGGTGCGAGATTATAATTTCCCAGTTGAAATCCGTACTGTTCCAATTGTTCGTGAAGCAGATGGGTTGGCTAAATCTTCTCGTAATGTTTATTTAACAGAAGAAGAACGTAAAGAAGCACCTACAATATACGAAGCACTTCAAATAGCAAAAGAGGAATTTTTAGCAAGCCAAGATGTTAAGAGAGCCGTTCATTTAGCGACAAAGCATATTGAAGAAAAAACATCAGGTAAAATCGATTATCTACAATTGCTGTCATATCCTGATTTGATAGAGGTTACAAATGAGACGACGCAATACTTATTAGCGGCAGCTGTTTATATTGGAAAAACTAGATTAATTGATAACATAATTTTTAATATAAAGGGGTAA
- the panD gene encoding aspartate 1-decarboxylase — MFRMMMNSKIHRAQVTQADLNYVGSITIDQDILDAVGMLPNEKVHIVNNNNGARFETYIIAGERGSGVICVNGAAARLVQKGDIVIIISYVYVDALEAANHKPTVAIMGENNSIKEMISYEPEATVL, encoded by the coding sequence ATGTTTAGAATGATGATGAATAGTAAAATACATCGAGCACAAGTAACTCAAGCAGATTTAAATTATGTTGGTTCTATCACAATTGATCAAGATATTTTAGATGCTGTAGGAATGCTACCTAATGAAAAAGTTCATATTGTAAACAACAATAACGGTGCTCGCTTTGAAACATATATCATTGCTGGTGAACGTGGAAGTGGCGTGATTTGTGTAAATGGGGCTGCTGCTCGTTTAGTGCAAAAAGGGGATATTGTCATTATCATTTCCTACGTTTATGTAGATGCACTCGAGGCTGCAAATCATAAACCAACAGTTGCAATTATGGGTGAAAACAACTCCATCAAAGAAATGATTAGCTACGAACCAGAAGCGACGGTTTTATAA
- the dinG_1 gene encoding ATP-dependent helicase DinG: MESQKYVIADLETTGHSPASGDRMIQIALVIMKDWVIEKTFTTFIHPGKSIPLHIQDLTNITDADVQDALPFEAHADTIYELMNDAIFVAHNVDFDLSFLQAEFVRAGLPQWRGKKIDTVELAKILYPMSFSYKLGDLALDLNIPLNQAHRADDDALACALLLKKCWEELLALPLTTLEQLHKYSFRLRSNISQLFFDALQLKRNKVQEHSNFFFYNQLALKKRKEKHEINNIENVQEYPVLKDQKSNFLKKATKNFEERPQQYEMMDIVWNSLNENNEVVIEASTGIGKTLGYLLPSILFAKKSNRKVCISTYTSHLLEQLLYSEIPKLENMLGNPINVVLLKGMQNYIDLERFEQMMRLKDLSYDEILTFLQVIVWLTKTETGDMGELNVSGGGQLFLEKIRKIPDGTNKKRPPFDFYEQAIKDSEKSDLIITNHSMLIADLNRRDPIFHNIGGFIIDEAHQFVQAASVREESILTYTNWKYAFGQVGITSDEQLLFSIKKLAQKYKIIPMQFFHQLDKKFEQIVELFDAKMNYLARKMKSTMSPNKYETKLVHFLNELELDAVDWKEVSNAIQSWIDLAGEITKQFENQVEQITKDHVSILEQWKYWIREFKIKVSEWDDIFLLESNRCSTWVEMDIRNIPGSIRIMKKPIDVQETVYKLFESIRKNSSIIWTSGTMTVPNNKRFIAEQLGIHQKVPIYSLHANSEYYSGAKAFIVNDIPEIQAVSQNEYIESVAQAITRIVRTTQGRCFVLFTSQDMLRKTVELIQESELLEDYMLFAQGVSPGSRMRLLKSFQKFNHSVLFGTNSFWEGVDVPGEGLSAVIVVRLPFTAPEEPTFKAKSLNLQKQGRNPFKDLSLPEAIIRFKQGFGRLIRTSSDKGVFIVLDRRIDTKSYGKEFIEALPPISVQKLPLQDMVLELEHWYNS, translated from the coding sequence ATGGAAAGTCAAAAGTATGTCATTGCAGATTTGGAAACGACTGGACATTCACCTGCAAGTGGAGATCGGATGATTCAAATCGCGCTTGTCATTATGAAAGATTGGGTGATTGAAAAGACTTTTACAACCTTCATACATCCAGGTAAATCCATTCCGCTTCATATACAAGATTTAACAAATATTACTGATGCAGATGTCCAAGATGCACTGCCGTTTGAAGCACATGCAGATACTATATATGAACTAATGAACGATGCAATTTTTGTAGCGCATAATGTAGATTTCGATTTATCTTTTCTACAGGCTGAATTTGTACGTGCAGGTCTTCCTCAATGGAGAGGGAAAAAAATCGATACTGTAGAACTCGCAAAAATTTTATATCCGATGTCCTTTAGCTATAAGCTAGGAGATTTAGCACTGGATTTGAATATCCCGTTAAATCAGGCGCACAGAGCAGATGATGATGCTTTAGCATGTGCATTATTGCTGAAAAAGTGTTGGGAGGAGTTGTTAGCATTACCTCTTACAACATTAGAACAGCTTCATAAATATTCATTTCGACTTAGATCAAATATTTCCCAGCTCTTTTTTGATGCGTTACAGCTAAAACGAAATAAAGTTCAGGAACATTCAAATTTTTTCTTTTATAATCAACTTGCCCTTAAAAAAAGAAAAGAGAAGCATGAAATAAATAATATAGAAAATGTTCAAGAGTATCCTGTATTAAAAGATCAAAAATCGAACTTCTTAAAAAAAGCGACGAAAAATTTTGAAGAACGACCACAGCAATATGAAATGATGGATATTGTATGGAATAGCTTGAATGAGAATAATGAAGTAGTCATTGAGGCTTCTACAGGTATAGGAAAGACATTAGGTTATTTATTGCCATCTATACTCTTTGCAAAAAAAAGCAATAGAAAGGTTTGTATTAGTACCTATACATCCCATTTACTAGAACAGCTTTTATATAGTGAGATTCCAAAGCTAGAAAATATGCTTGGAAATCCAATCAATGTAGTACTTTTGAAAGGAATGCAAAACTACATTGACCTCGAACGGTTTGAACAAATGATGCGTCTTAAAGATTTATCCTATGATGAAATATTAACATTCTTACAAGTAATAGTTTGGCTTACGAAAACTGAGACTGGTGATATGGGCGAGTTGAATGTTTCGGGTGGTGGTCAGTTATTTTTAGAGAAAATTAGAAAAATCCCAGATGGAACAAACAAAAAACGCCCACCATTTGATTTTTATGAGCAGGCAATAAAAGATAGTGAAAAATCAGATTTAATCATCACAAATCACTCCATGTTAATTGCTGATTTAAATCGTAGGGATCCAATATTCCATAATATCGGCGGTTTTATTATTGATGAGGCCCATCAATTTGTGCAGGCAGCAAGTGTCAGAGAAGAATCGATTTTAACTTATACCAATTGGAAATATGCCTTTGGCCAGGTTGGCATTACATCGGATGAACAATTGCTATTTTCAATCAAAAAACTTGCTCAAAAATACAAAATTATTCCGATGCAATTCTTTCATCAACTCGATAAAAAATTTGAACAAATCGTCGAATTATTTGATGCGAAGATGAATTATTTAGCAAGGAAAATGAAGAGTACAATGTCTCCCAATAAGTATGAAACAAAGCTTGTTCATTTTTTGAATGAATTGGAACTGGATGCGGTTGATTGGAAAGAGGTATCAAATGCTATTCAATCTTGGATTGATCTTGCAGGGGAGATTACAAAGCAATTTGAAAATCAAGTGGAACAAATAACAAAAGATCACGTTTCTATTTTAGAGCAATGGAAGTATTGGATTCGTGAATTCAAGATTAAAGTATCGGAATGGGATGACATATTTTTACTAGAAAGTAATCGTTGTTCAACTTGGGTGGAAATGGATATAAGAAATATCCCGGGAAGTATTCGAATTATGAAGAAACCAATTGATGTACAAGAAACGGTTTATAAGTTGTTTGAATCGATTCGTAAAAATAGTTCAATTATATGGACTTCGGGTACGATGACTGTCCCAAATAATAAACGGTTTATTGCTGAACAATTAGGCATACATCAGAAAGTGCCAATTTATTCTTTACATGCAAATAGTGAATATTATAGCGGTGCAAAGGCATTTATTGTGAATGATATTCCAGAAATACAGGCAGTCTCGCAAAACGAGTATATTGAATCAGTTGCTCAAGCAATCACTCGAATTGTAAGAACGACACAAGGGCGTTGCTTTGTACTATTCACTTCTCAGGATATGTTAAGAAAAACAGTCGAACTTATTCAGGAAAGTGAACTTCTTGAAGACTACATGTTATTTGCTCAAGGTGTGTCTCCGGGAAGTAGGATGAGGCTACTTAAATCTTTTCAAAAGTTTAATCATTCTGTGTTATTTGGAACAAACAGCTTTTGGGAAGGGGTAGATGTACCAGGTGAAGGGTTGTCGGCAGTCATTGTTGTCCGATTGCCATTTACTGCTCCAGAGGAACCTACTTTTAAGGCGAAATCCTTAAATTTGCAAAAACAAGGGCGAAATCCGTTTAAAGACTTATCATTACCAGAAGCAATTATTCGTTTTAAACAAGGATTTGGAAGGCTTATTAGAACATCTTCAGATAAAGGTGTATTTATTGTTTTAGATCGACGTATTGATACAAAATCTTACGGAAAAGAATTTATTGAAGCATTACCGCCAATTTCAGTACAAAAACTACCATTACAAGATATGGTTTTAGAGCTTGAACATTGGTATAATAGCTAA